A single genomic interval of Ananas comosus cultivar F153 unplaced genomic scaffold, ASM154086v1, whole genome shotgun sequence harbors:
- the LOC109703890 gene encoding uncharacterized protein LOC109703890 isoform X1, with translation MAKGKKFHTGTTLGEEAMENSVEECELPTEECQWQVDALHDKFMEVEGNIKCSEEEAEKELEHLWHRVKAIATLLTYLKSKAKIMAVPHLAHTSCGIKHQQGIGFVDKNGIPLSDWSKDVDLSQFESSDDSLDGILKSVHLVTDVMESLVKRVIMAETEAASEKEKVKEGVEEIRRKSLQIDTMSARVEEMENFAQGTNSILNEMKQKVEDMVQETSRQRQRAAENEQELRRVKQDFESLRSYVSGLISVRETLLSSEKQIQTIEKLFDRLIAKTTHLENEKEQKEAEVQKLMEENVRLRAQLDKKEAQLLAMSEQCKFMALNNSNR, from the exons ATGGCAAAAG gaaaaaaatttcACACAGGCACAACGTTGGGGGAGGAGGCCATGGAGAATTCAGTGGAGGAATGTGAGTTGCCGACCGAAGAGTGTCAGTGGCAAGTCGATGCATTACACGATAAGTTTATGGAGGTTGAGGGTAACATTAAATGTTCTGAGGAGGAAGCAGAGAAGGAACTAGAACATCTTTGGCATAGAGTCAAAGCCATTGCGACCCTGCTAACATATCTGAAATCAAAGGCGAAAATAATGGCGGTTCCCCATTTAGCCCATACTTCATGTGGGATTAAACATCAACAGGGAATAGGGTTTGTCGACAAAAATGGCATTCCATTATCCGATTGGTCTAAGGATGTTGATCTCTCTCAGTTTGAAAGTTCAGATGATAGTTTAGATGGCATATTGAAATCAGTTCATCTTGTGACAGATGTAATGGAAAGCCTTGTCAAAAGGGTGATAATGGCGGAGACTGAGGCTGCTagtgagaaagaaaaagtaaaggaAGGGGTGGAAGAGATTAGAAGAAAATCGTTACAGATTGACACAATGTCAGCGAGAGTTGAAGAGATGGAAAATTTCGCACAGGGAACAAACAGTATTTTGAATGAGATGAAGCAGAAGGTTGAAGATATGGTGCAGGAAACATCTCGACAGAGGCAGCGAGCTGCAGAGAATGAGCAAGAGCTCCGTCGTGTGAAGCAGGATTTTGAGTCACTTAGATCCTATGTTTCTGGTCTTATAAGTGTCAGAGAAACTCTTCTCTCATCAGAAAAGCAAATTCAAACAATAGAGAAGCTCTTTGACAG GCTGATTGCTAAAACTACTCATTTGGAGAACGAGAAGGAGCAGAAAGAAGCGGAGGTTCAGAAGCTCATGGAGGAGAATGTGCGGCTACGAGCCCAGCTGGACAAGAAGGAGGCGCAATTACTTGCCATGAGCGAGCAGTGCAAGTTCATGGCTTTGAACAATTCCAACCGTTAG
- the LOC109703890 gene encoding uncharacterized protein LOC109703890 isoform X3 yields MENSVEECELPTEECQWQVDALHDKFMEVEGNIKCSEEEAEKELEHLWHRVKAIATLLTYLKSKAKIMAVPHLAHTSCGIKHQQGIGFVDKNGIPLSDWSKDVDLSQFESSDDSLDGILKSVHLVTDVMESLVKRVIMAETEAASEKEKVKEGVEEIRRKSLQIDTMSARVEEMENFAQGTNSILNEMKQKVEDMVQETSRQRQRAAENEQELRRVKQDFESLRSYVSGLISVRETLLSSEKQIQTIEKLFDRLIAKTTHLENEKEQKEAEVQKLMEENVRLRAQLDKKEAQLLAMSEQCKFMALNNSNR; encoded by the exons ATGGAGAATTCAGTGGAGGAATGTGAGTTGCCGACCGAAGAGTGTCAGTGGCAAGTCGATGCATTACACGATAAGTTTATGGAGGTTGAGGGTAACATTAAATGTTCTGAGGAGGAAGCAGAGAAGGAACTAGAACATCTTTGGCATAGAGTCAAAGCCATTGCGACCCTGCTAACATATCTGAAATCAAAGGCGAAAATAATGGCGGTTCCCCATTTAGCCCATACTTCATGTGGGATTAAACATCAACAGGGAATAGGGTTTGTCGACAAAAATGGCATTCCATTATCCGATTGGTCTAAGGATGTTGATCTCTCTCAGTTTGAAAGTTCAGATGATAGTTTAGATGGCATATTGAAATCAGTTCATCTTGTGACAGATGTAATGGAAAGCCTTGTCAAAAGGGTGATAATGGCGGAGACTGAGGCTGCTagtgagaaagaaaaagtaaaggaAGGGGTGGAAGAGATTAGAAGAAAATCGTTACAGATTGACACAATGTCAGCGAGAGTTGAAGAGATGGAAAATTTCGCACAGGGAACAAACAGTATTTTGAATGAGATGAAGCAGAAGGTTGAAGATATGGTGCAGGAAACATCTCGACAGAGGCAGCGAGCTGCAGAGAATGAGCAAGAGCTCCGTCGTGTGAAGCAGGATTTTGAGTCACTTAGATCCTATGTTTCTGGTCTTATAAGTGTCAGAGAAACTCTTCTCTCATCAGAAAAGCAAATTCAAACAATAGAGAAGCTCTTTGACAG GCTGATTGCTAAAACTACTCATTTGGAGAACGAGAAGGAGCAGAAAGAAGCGGAGGTTCAGAAGCTCATGGAGGAGAATGTGCGGCTACGAGCCCAGCTGGACAAGAAGGAGGCGCAATTACTTGCCATGAGCGAGCAGTGCAAGTTCATGGCTTTGAACAATTCCAACCGTTAG
- the LOC109703890 gene encoding uncharacterized protein LOC109703890 isoform X2, with translation MAKGTTLGEEAMENSVEECELPTEECQWQVDALHDKFMEVEGNIKCSEEEAEKELEHLWHRVKAIATLLTYLKSKAKIMAVPHLAHTSCGIKHQQGIGFVDKNGIPLSDWSKDVDLSQFESSDDSLDGILKSVHLVTDVMESLVKRVIMAETEAASEKEKVKEGVEEIRRKSLQIDTMSARVEEMENFAQGTNSILNEMKQKVEDMVQETSRQRQRAAENEQELRRVKQDFESLRSYVSGLISVRETLLSSEKQIQTIEKLFDRLIAKTTHLENEKEQKEAEVQKLMEENVRLRAQLDKKEAQLLAMSEQCKFMALNNSNR, from the exons ATGGCAAAAG GCACAACGTTGGGGGAGGAGGCCATGGAGAATTCAGTGGAGGAATGTGAGTTGCCGACCGAAGAGTGTCAGTGGCAAGTCGATGCATTACACGATAAGTTTATGGAGGTTGAGGGTAACATTAAATGTTCTGAGGAGGAAGCAGAGAAGGAACTAGAACATCTTTGGCATAGAGTCAAAGCCATTGCGACCCTGCTAACATATCTGAAATCAAAGGCGAAAATAATGGCGGTTCCCCATTTAGCCCATACTTCATGTGGGATTAAACATCAACAGGGAATAGGGTTTGTCGACAAAAATGGCATTCCATTATCCGATTGGTCTAAGGATGTTGATCTCTCTCAGTTTGAAAGTTCAGATGATAGTTTAGATGGCATATTGAAATCAGTTCATCTTGTGACAGATGTAATGGAAAGCCTTGTCAAAAGGGTGATAATGGCGGAGACTGAGGCTGCTagtgagaaagaaaaagtaaaggaAGGGGTGGAAGAGATTAGAAGAAAATCGTTACAGATTGACACAATGTCAGCGAGAGTTGAAGAGATGGAAAATTTCGCACAGGGAACAAACAGTATTTTGAATGAGATGAAGCAGAAGGTTGAAGATATGGTGCAGGAAACATCTCGACAGAGGCAGCGAGCTGCAGAGAATGAGCAAGAGCTCCGTCGTGTGAAGCAGGATTTTGAGTCACTTAGATCCTATGTTTCTGGTCTTATAAGTGTCAGAGAAACTCTTCTCTCATCAGAAAAGCAAATTCAAACAATAGAGAAGCTCTTTGACAG GCTGATTGCTAAAACTACTCATTTGGAGAACGAGAAGGAGCAGAAAGAAGCGGAGGTTCAGAAGCTCATGGAGGAGAATGTGCGGCTACGAGCCCAGCTGGACAAGAAGGAGGCGCAATTACTTGCCATGAGCGAGCAGTGCAAGTTCATGGCTTTGAACAATTCCAACCGTTAG